GCACCTGGTAGAAAAAGCGCAGCTTTCTTTGGAAGATAGCCTGCAACACTTCTTCCCCGACTTCCCCTATAAAGGCATCACGGTAAGAATGTTGCTCAATCACCGCAGCGGCCTGCCGAATTATCTTTACTTCTGCGACAGCCTTTGGCCTGATCGCAATAAACTCATGACCAACAACGATGTGATCGGCCTCATGATCAAACATCGCCCACGCATACAACATCTTCCTAACACGCATTTCCAGTATTGTAATACGAACTACCTGCTGCTGGCCTCTATCGTTGAAAAGGTGAGCGGAGAAAAGTTCCCGGACTTCATGCAGCACACGTTCTTCCAGCCACTGGATATGTACAACACGTTTGTCGACGACGGTCTCAGGCCTAAACGTCCGCATCAGACGGTAAGCCACGACTTCCGCGGCAGGCCCGAGCCAGATGTGAACTTCGATGGTGTGGTAGGTGATAAAGGCATTTACAGCACGGCACAAGACATGTTGAAATGGGACCAGGCGCTCTACTCCGGGAAACTTTTTAGCGACGCTACTTTGAAAGAAGCCTTTCAGCCTTACAGCAATGAAAAGCCAGGCATCCGCAATTATGGCTTAGGCTGGCGTTTGATGGTGTATCCTGATAGTACGCGTAATATCGTTTACCACAACGGCTGGTGGCATGGTAACAACACGGTGTTCTATCGTTTTGTGCATGATTCTACCACGCTGGTGATATTGGGCAATCGCTACAACCGCGCTATTTACCATGCTGTAAAACCTATCCGCGAAGTGTTAGGACAGGCAGATGGTGAAGAAGCCGGGGCCGAATAGCCTATTCGCCGTGCTTGCGGTTAGGCAGCACGTTACTTCTTGTCCATTCAATTTTCTCTTTAAAAGGATGACTGCGCACCGGGCATTGCAGCAGCTGGCAGTATGGACAGCTCGTAGGCACGCACGGATCGGTGTGTATAAAAAACTCCGTTTCTCCCTTCGGTAATTCCCGGTTGATGAGTGCATCCACCGCTTTCAGTTCATCGTGAGCCTGACTTAATTCGATGTAGTAAGGCATGGTGATATGACAGTCGATGTGATAGTTGCTGCCGTACTGTTGCACCCGCATATTGTGTACGTCGATCCACATGGGGCGGCGGTGGGTGGATAGAATATCGATCACCTTATCAACGACCTGCATATCGGTTTCATCCATCAAACCAGAAATAGAACGGCGCAACAGTTGATAACCTTTAAACAGGATGAAGCCACCCATAATGGCCGACGTCGCCGGGTCTATCCAGTCCCAGCCTGTAAAGTGAATCAGTAACAGCGCGATGATCAATGCGACCGAGCTGTAAGCATCCGTGAGGATGTGCTGCCCGTTCCCGCTCAGCGTAATCGAACCGGAGCGTTTTCCTGCATACAACAGGTATCTTCCCAAAACGAAATTGATCACTGTAGTGGCCCCTGTAATCCATACACCCTGGTCCACATCCTCGATAGGTGCCGGCGTAAAAAAGTATTGCGCGGCTTTAAACAGGATAAGACAGCCCGCAATAAAGATCATCGCGCCCTCAAATCCAATCGAGAAAAACTCTACCTTTCCATGTCCGTAGGGGTGGTTTTCGTCGCGGGGTTTGCTGGTGAGGTAGATGCTGTAACTTGCGAAAGCGCCCGCCACCACGTTGATGATCGACTCCAGGGCATCCGAAAGGATCGCCACAGAATGCGTCATAAACCAGGCGGTGAACTTGGCGATCGTCAATACAAAACTGACCGCCAGCGATAACAGGATGATGCGGAACTCTCTCTTCAGCAAATGAACAGGTTTAGTGAGACAAATATCTTGTAAAACCGCCGATTATCGTGCCAGTTGACTTAAATTTTATATTCGCGTATGGATTTGCGTAACGCCATTTTAGAAGAGCATTCAAAGGAACAAACATTAAAACTGGCGGCTTACATCGGTAACGATAAGAAGCGTTTTGCCGAATTGGTCAGCCTGGTGCTGCATGATGAATACCGCGTCGTGCAACGCGCCGCCTGGACGCTCCGCCACGTCGTAGAAGACCACCCCACGCTTATCAAGCCTCACATCGATGCGCTCATTACTCGGCTTGGCGATCCCGGCATACCGGTAGCGGTTAAACGCAATGTAATGGCCGTACTGCAACAGGTGCCCATCCCCGAACACCTGCACGGCCCGGTGATGAACTATTGCTTCGACTTCCTGCAGGACCCGCAGGAGACGATTGCCGTGAAGTCTTTCTCCATGGTGATACTCGCGCAGCTTGCCAAATCTTACCCCGATATCCGTAATGAGATCGTACTCGTGATCAGTGACTTACTGGAGCAGGAACCGAGTGCAGGCATCCGGTCGAGAGCGGCGAAAACACTCAGGCAGTTAGGTACCTAGTTTCAGCGCGAACTTACAACTAACCCGGCGATAATACATTCACTTACCCGGCGTAAAACGTTTCGAAGCACCCAATCTCACCATAAAAAAAGCCCGGGACCACGTCCCAGGCTTCTTCCGTGAAATATCGATACCCTTAGTTACTACCTTCCGTATTTTGATCCGGCGTAGGTTCTGCTGCTGCGGGTTTGTTTTTGTATTGGATGTTGATGGGCGGTCTGCCGCTTGGCGTAATCTGCGTAGTGCCTGGTTGAGGCGCTGATGCAGCCGGTGCAGGTCTTGGTTCACCAGCGGGCCTTTCCGGGCGCTCTGGTCTTTCAGGCCTTTCCGCTCTTTCTGCTTTGTCAGGCTTTTCAGATGGCTTCTTCTTCGCGCTCTTAGGTGCGAAAATAGCGATCATCCTTTTACCTTCCATCGTCGGCATACCTTCCAGTGCGCCCACCTCTGCGAGGCGTTCTGCGAACTTCAGCAGGATCAGTTCACCACGTTCTTTAAACATGATCGCACGGCCTTTAAACTGAACGTACGTTTTTACTTTATTACCTTCCTTCAGGAATTTCTCGGCATGTTTCGCCTTGAAGTCAAAGTCATGATCGTCCGTGTTCGGCGTAAAGCGAATCTCTTTTACTTCGCTTTTATGCGCGTTGGCTTTCATTTCCTTTTCCTTCTTCTTCTTCTCGTAAAGGAATTTATTGTAATCGATGATTCTACATACGGGGGGAACGGCATTTGGGGAAATTTCTACCAGGTCGAGACCCTGATCTTCCGCCATACGCAACGCCTCATCAGTACGATATACGCCGACCTCCACATTGTCACCTACCAATCGAACTTCAGGAACGCGGATCATCCTGTTGGTGCGATGTTCTTGTTGTTGTTCTCTTCTGAAGTTAGGGCCTTTACCCCGGTTGAAATTTGGCTTTGGTCTTTGTTGCATTAAGAAAAATAAAGTTCTAAAATTAAATTTTACTGTTTGATACGTAAATTACGACTTTCTTACTCAAAAGGTTTGCGATTTATTACTTCGTCGGTTACCATGTCGATGAAATTTTTAATCTCCATGGTTCCCAGGTCTCCTTTTGCCTGTCGGCGTACTGCCACCAGGTTATCGGTTGCTTCCTTCTCGCCCAGCACCAGCATGTATGGAATCTTGGCTAGCTCGGCTTCGCGGATCTTTTTACCGATTTTCTCGCTACGATCGTCAATCTCTGCGCGAATTTCGGAATTTTTCAGCAATTCTGCCACTTTTTCCGCATAAGCCTGGCTCTTGTCACTGATTGGCAGGATTTTCACCTGGGTAGGTGCCAGCCACAGCGGGAACTTTCCGGCTACGTGCTCGATCAGTACGGCAATAAAGCGCTCCAGCGATCCGAACGGCGCCCTGTGAATCATTACAGGACGGTGTTTGGCGTTGTCGGCCCCGATATACTCCAGCTCAAAACGCTCTGGAAGGTTGTAATCTACCTGGATGGTACCAAGCTGCCATTTGCGGCCCAGCGCATCCTTCACCATGAAATCAAGTTTCGGGCCATAGAATGCAGCTTCGCCATATTCTACCACAGTTGGCAGTCCTTTTTCTTTCGCACTCTCGATAATCGCCTGTTCTGCCAGGTTCCAGTTCTCGTCGCTGCCAATGTATTTGGAGCGATCTTCCTTGTCACGCAGCGATATCTGTGCGGTATAATCTGTAAAGTTCAGGCTTTTGAATACGTACAGCACAAGGTCGATCACTTTGATGAACTCTTCTTTCACCTGGTCGGGGCGACAGAAAAGGTGGGCATCATCCTGCGTAAAGCCACGTACACGGGTCAAGCCGTGCAACTCTCCGTGCTGCTCATACCGGTAAACTGTACCAAATTCCGCAAGGCGAACGGGTAAATCTTTATAAGACTTAGGCGATGCTTTGTATATCTCGCAGTGGTGCGGACAGTTCATCGGTTTCAGCAAAAACTCCTCTCCTTCTTCGGGAGTAGAAATCGGCTGAAAGCTGTCCTTACCGTATTTCTCATAGTGACCGGAAGTCACATACAACTGTTTCGATCCGATGTGTGGCGTAACTACCGGCAGGTAACCGCTCTCGATTTGCGCACGCTGCAAGAACTGCTGCAGTCGTTCGCGGAGCATAGCACCTTTAGGCAGCCACAGTGGCAGGCCCAGACCTACTTTCTCAGAGAAAGTAAACAGTTCCAGCTCTTTACCCAGTTTGCGGTGGTCGCGTTTTTTCGCTTCCTCCAGCAATAACAGGTGCTCGTCCAGTTCCTTCTGCGTCGGGAAAGTGATACCATAGATGCGGGTCAGCATCTTGTTTTTCTCATTTCCGCGCCAGTAAGCACCGGCTATATTGGTGAGTTTGATCGCTTTAATAAAACCAGTGTTCGGGATGTGTGGTCCGCGGCAAAGGTCGGTGAAGCCGCCCTGGGTATAAAAGGTAATGGTACCGTCCTGCAGGTCGTTGATAAGTTCCAGTTTGTACTGGTCTTGCTTGTCGGTGAAGTAAGTAAGTGCGTCTGCTTTGGACACGTCTTTACGTACGTATGAGTTGTTCTGTTTGGCCAGTTCATTCATTTTGGCCTCCAGTTTACGCAGGTCTTCCTCCCCGATCTGGCGGTCGCCCAGGTCGATGTCATAGTAAAAACCACCGCTTTCGATCGCCGGACCAATACCCAGCTTCACCCCGGGAAACAGCGCTTCCAGGGCCTCGGCCATCAGGTGGGCTGAGGAGTGCCACAACGTGGACTTGCCCTCCTGGTCGTTCCAGGTCAGGAGCTGCAACGTACTATCCTGCGTGATCGGGCGTGTGGCGTCGATCACCTCGCCGTTTACTTTGGCCGATAATACTTTGCGCGCAAGTCCTTCACTGATTGACTTGGCAATGTCCAGTGCGGATACGCCTGGTTCATACTGTCTGACTGCTCCATCCGGGAGTGTAATGTTGATCATATTAGTCTTAGATCTTCTTTATAAAATGCTTGCGAAGTTAAGCAATTGGGTGGAAATTAACCAGCAGTGCTAAAACTTAAAGTTCCAGGTGGCCGAAGGCAGCACCGGGAACAGCGAAACCTTGCGTCCTTTTAGCTGCAGCGTACCATCTGCCACGTTGCCTTTCTGGTAAAAATACATGAAATAGGGGTTCATCCTGCTATATACGTTGTACACCGAAAACGCCCAGCTACCTTGCACACGGTTATTGAACCGTTTCTTCTTCGGTGTATAAATGGCCGAAAGGTCCAGACGGTGGTAAGGCTCCATCCGGTAAGAGTTGATGCTGCCACTCTCCTGCCGAAGCACGCCTTCTATGAAATAGAACTTCTCCGGCAAAGTAGTCGTATTGCCCGATCCGAAAATAAACACGCCCGAAAAACTCCACCGTTCATTCTTGTCGTAAGTCGCTACCACGGCCAGGTCGTGCCGGCGGTCGTATTTGGCGGGGAACTTATTGCCATCGTTCAGGTCGGGGAACCGCCGCCAGGTCCAGGCCAGGGTGTAACCCAGCCAGCCGGTAAACTTGCCCTTGTTTTTTTTCACGAACACTTCTGCCCCATACGCCCAGCCCTTGCCGAACACGAAGTCTTCCTCCGGATCGGTGGTCGACGGCGTGTAACCTTCCCGGTATTCCACCTGGTTCTGCATGTCTTTGAAATAGGCTTCTATAGAGGCTTCGTAATCGTTGTTGCTAAAGTTACGGAAGTAGCCGGCGGAGTACTGCCACGCGATCTGCGGCTTCACGCGGTAGGTACTCGGCACCCAGATGTCGGTCGGTAAAGAAGATCCGGCGTTGGTCACCAGGTGTATGAACTGGTTGTTGCGCGTCACCGATGCTTTCAGAGAGTTGGCGTTGTTCCAGGCGTAACGTACGATCACGCGTGGTTCTGGCCAGCCGTACGACCGGACAGGCACGCCCTTTCCCCAGCTGGTGCTGTCGAGTTTATTGCCATCTGTGTCGCGTTCGTAAGCGGTGTAAGGACCAATCTGCTGAAATCCGCTGTAACGCAAACCGGCATTGACTTTCAGGGTGGAGCTGATCTCCCAGTCGTCCTGTATATACAACGCCGCTTCGTGCGCAAATTTCTTGTAAGTGTTATCGGGATTGAACGTCGTCGTATCCTGCACGCCGGAGATCGATGATGGACGAAACTGGTGGTAAATATAATTGCCCCCGAACTTCAGGTGGTGTTTGGAATTGAGGAAGTAATCGAAATCGAGTTTGGCGTTCAGGTCGCGGATGCCCGACTTCATGCGAATATTAAAGTCGCTCTGGCTGCCGGAAAACTCGAATTTATAGTCATTGTAGATCAGCGAAGTATTGGCGAACAGCTTGTTCGAAAACACGTGGTTCCAGCGCAAAGTCGCCGTGGCATTGCCCCAGGGAATGTGTGCATCGAACGCCCGCTCGCGGTTGTTGAAGGTAAATACGTCCTTTCCCATATAGGCGCTCACGTACACGCGGTCTTTGTCCGAAAAGCGGTAATTGGCCTTGGCGTTGAGGTCATAAAAGTAGTAGCCGGACCCATAAAAGTCACTGTCTTTCGGGATGAAGGGTTTCGTGAGAATGTCCACATAAGTCCTTCTCGCCGACAACATAAACGACGACTTGTCCTGCTGTATGGGGCCTTGTATAGATAGCCTGGATGCAATTGCCCCCAGCCCCCCTTCTACTTCGAACGCCTTGTTATTGCCCTCTTTCATGCTCACATCCATCACAGACGATAACCGGCCGCCATAGTTGGCGGGCATGCCGCCCTTTATGAGTTTCACATCTTTAATGGCGTCTGCATTAAATATCGAGAAGAAGCCGAACAAGTGCCCGGTGTTGTAAACAGGCGCTTCGTCCAGTAAGATCAGGTTTTGATCAGGGCCGCCGCCACGTACATAAAAACCGGCATTACCTTCGCCTGCAGCCTGCACGCCCGGCATCAGCTGCATCACCTTCAAAAGATCCACCTCACCCATAAGGGCCGGCAGCTTTTTCATGCGGTCGGTGGAGAGCTGTATCGTGCCCATCTCCGTATTACGGATGTTCTGGTCGCGCCGCCTGTCCGTAATCACCACCTCTTTCCCCTGGATGGCGCCGGATTGCAGCGCTAAGTTCTGCTTCATGTCCTGGTGGAGGGTGACGGTCAGTTCCTGCGTGGAGGCGCCGATGTACGAGTACACCAGGATGTAGTCGCCTGCGGGTAGTGTAAGAGAATAGAATCCGTAGGCATTGGTCTGCGCCCCGGTGAGGGTGCCTTTCACCAATACATTCGCGCCGGGAATGGATTCGCCGTTGCGGGCATCGGTAATGTAACCGCTGATCGTGAATCTTTGCACAGATTGCGCCCCCGACCGCAG
This genomic interval from Chitinophaga horti contains the following:
- a CDS encoding serine hydrolase domain-containing protein, with the protein product MSLSASLLFSGCSNSVAHRKDVKNENNPNENVYTLGLTAAQKDSIRNLPASKRISRDMAFVYAEKLKRSGFNGAILVARKGVVLYENYNGFEDFKTRTPLTDSSSFQLASVSKTFTGMAIMHLVEKAQLSLEDSLQHFFPDFPYKGITVRMLLNHRSGLPNYLYFCDSLWPDRNKLMTNNDVIGLMIKHRPRIQHLPNTHFQYCNTNYLLLASIVEKVSGEKFPDFMQHTFFQPLDMYNTFVDDGLRPKRPHQTVSHDFRGRPEPDVNFDGVVGDKGIYSTAQDMLKWDQALYSGKLFSDATLKEAFQPYSNEKPGIRNYGLGWRLMVYPDSTRNIVYHNGWWHGNNTVFYRFVHDSTTLVILGNRYNRAIYHAVKPIREVLGQADGEEAGAE
- a CDS encoding cation diffusion facilitator family transporter, translated to MLKREFRIILLSLAVSFVLTIAKFTAWFMTHSVAILSDALESIINVVAGAFASYSIYLTSKPRDENHPYGHGKVEFFSIGFEGAMIFIAGCLILFKAAQYFFTPAPIEDVDQGVWITGATTVINFVLGRYLLYAGKRSGSITLSGNGQHILTDAYSSVALIIALLLIHFTGWDWIDPATSAIMGGFILFKGYQLLRRSISGLMDETDMQVVDKVIDILSTHRRPMWIDVHNMRVQQYGSNYHIDCHITMPYYIELSQAHDELKAVDALINRELPKGETEFFIHTDPCVPTSCPYCQLLQCPVRSHPFKEKIEWTRSNVLPNRKHGE
- the infC gene encoding translation initiation factor IF-3; amino-acid sequence: MQQRPKPNFNRGKGPNFRREQQQEHRTNRMIRVPEVRLVGDNVEVGVYRTDEALRMAEDQGLDLVEISPNAVPPVCRIIDYNKFLYEKKKKEKEMKANAHKSEVKEIRFTPNTDDHDFDFKAKHAEKFLKEGNKVKTYVQFKGRAIMFKERGELILLKFAERLAEVGALEGMPTMEGKRMIAIFAPKSAKKKPSEKPDKAERAERPERPERPERPAGEPRPAPAASAPQPGTTQITPSGRPPINIQYKNKPAAAEPTPDQNTEGSN
- the thrS gene encoding threonine--tRNA ligase, with translation MINITLPDGAVRQYEPGVSALDIAKSISEGLARKVLSAKVNGEVIDATRPITQDSTLQLLTWNDQEGKSTLWHSSAHLMAEALEALFPGVKLGIGPAIESGGFYYDIDLGDRQIGEEDLRKLEAKMNELAKQNNSYVRKDVSKADALTYFTDKQDQYKLELINDLQDGTITFYTQGGFTDLCRGPHIPNTGFIKAIKLTNIAGAYWRGNEKNKMLTRIYGITFPTQKELDEHLLLLEEAKKRDHRKLGKELELFTFSEKVGLGLPLWLPKGAMLRERLQQFLQRAQIESGYLPVVTPHIGSKQLYVTSGHYEKYGKDSFQPISTPEEGEEFLLKPMNCPHHCEIYKASPKSYKDLPVRLAEFGTVYRYEQHGELHGLTRVRGFTQDDAHLFCRPDQVKEEFIKVIDLVLYVFKSLNFTDYTAQISLRDKEDRSKYIGSDENWNLAEQAIIESAKEKGLPTVVEYGEAAFYGPKLDFMVKDALGRKWQLGTIQVDYNLPERFELEYIGADNAKHRPVMIHRAPFGSLERFIAVLIEHVAGKFPLWLAPTQVKILPISDKSQAYAEKVAELLKNSEIRAEIDDRSEKIGKKIREAELAKIPYMLVLGEKEATDNLVAVRRQAKGDLGTMEIKNFIDMVTDEVINRKPFE
- a CDS encoding TonB-dependent receptor: MFNRRAHFILLSIILLTALVLRSGAQSVQRFTISGYITDARNGESIPGANVLVKGTLTGAQTNAYGFYSLTLPAGDYILVYSYIGASTQELTVTLHQDMKQNLALQSGAIQGKEVVITDRRRDQNIRNTEMGTIQLSTDRMKKLPALMGEVDLLKVMQLMPGVQAAGEGNAGFYVRGGGPDQNLILLDEAPVYNTGHLFGFFSIFNADAIKDVKLIKGGMPANYGGRLSSVMDVSMKEGNNKAFEVEGGLGAIASRLSIQGPIQQDKSSFMLSARRTYVDILTKPFIPKDSDFYGSGYYFYDLNAKANYRFSDKDRVYVSAYMGKDVFTFNNRERAFDAHIPWGNATATLRWNHVFSNKLFANTSLIYNDYKFEFSGSQSDFNIRMKSGIRDLNAKLDFDYFLNSKHHLKFGGNYIYHQFRPSSISGVQDTTTFNPDNTYKKFAHEAALYIQDDWEISSTLKVNAGLRYSGFQQIGPYTAYERDTDGNKLDSTSWGKGVPVRSYGWPEPRVIVRYAWNNANSLKASVTRNNQFIHLVTNAGSSLPTDIWVPSTYRVKPQIAWQYSAGYFRNFSNNDYEASIEAYFKDMQNQVEYREGYTPSTTDPEEDFVFGKGWAYGAEVFVKKNKGKFTGWLGYTLAWTWRRFPDLNDGNKFPAKYDRRHDLAVVATYDKNERWSFSGVFIFGSGNTTTLPEKFYFIEGVLRQESGSINSYRMEPYHRLDLSAIYTPKKKRFNNRVQGSWAFSVYNVYSRMNPYFMYFYQKGNVADGTLQLKGRKVSLFPVLPSATWNFKF